A single Neoarius graeffei isolate fNeoGra1 chromosome 23, fNeoGra1.pri, whole genome shotgun sequence DNA region contains:
- the c23h7orf25 gene encoding UPF0415 protein C7orf25 homolog yields the protein MSKVTAMATSLMLQECIKTAEDLLKRVDLLCSHQNQEVEGRAKLCSKLRAELKFLQKVKAGKVAIKESHLQSTNLTHLKAVVESAESLENVISVLHVFAYEGRDGRKQTLVVDVVANRGHTWVKAIGRKAEALHNIWQGRGQYGDKSVIRQAEDYLEASRQQPIQYSNPHIIFAFYNGVSSPMADRLKEMGISVKGDIVAVNTVVRSDEDEDEDEEDGDSTQEEQDIEEEEEDEDDEVQLVHTRVDRDTIVASLAFPTDVKVAECPRVNLDITTLITYVSSLSHGNCHFTFREYVLTEQAAQERQEKVLPKLDAFMEGKELFACNSAVQDFRTILDTLGGPGERERAEKLLARLTVVPDQPSERTQRLVASSKVNHRSLMIFGTGDTLRAVTMTANSGFVRAAANQGVRYSVFIHQPRALTEGKEWRATPI from the coding sequence GAGTAAAGTCACAGCGATGGCCACCAGCCTGATGCTCCAAGAATGCATCAAAACAGCTGAGGACCTGCTGAAGAGAGTGGATCTGCTGTGCAGCCACCAGAACCAGGAAGTGGAGGGTCGTGCCAAGCTGTGCAGCAAACTCCGTGCCGAGCTCAAATTCCTGCAGAAAGTGAAGGCCGGAAAAGTCGCAATCAAAGAGTCTCACCTGCAGAGCACCAACCTGACTCACCTGAAAGCCGTCGTCGAGTCGGCCGAGAGCCTCGAGAACGTTATCAGCGTTTTGCACGTGTTCGCGTATGAGGGTCGGGACGGACGGAAGCAGACGCTGGTGGTGGACGTGGTGGCAAACAGAGGGCACACGTGGGTGAAGGCTATCGGACGCAAAGCCGAGGCATTACACAACATATGGCAGGGCCGAGGGCAGTACGGTGACAAAAGTGTGATCCGGCAGGCAGAAGATTACCTGGAGGCCAGTCGCCAGCAGCCCATTCAGTACAGCAACCCGCACATCATCTTCGCCTTCTATAACGGCGTCTCCAGTCCGATGGCCGACAGACTCAAAGAGATGGGTATCTCCGTTAAAGGTGACATTGTTGCTGTGAACACGGTGGTCAGATCAGACGAGGATGAAGACGAGGATGAAGAGGATGGCGATTCCACACAGGAAGAGCAGGAcatcgaggaggaggaggaggatgaagatgaTGAAGTGCAGCTCGTGCACACCCGCGTGGACCGAGACACTATTGTAGCAAGCTTGGCGTTCCCTACTGACGTCAAGGTAGCAGAGTGTCCACGCGTAAACCTCGACATCACCACACTCATCACATACGTGTCGTCTCTGAGTCACGGGAACTGCCACTTCACCTTCAGGGAGTATGTCCTGACCGAGCAGGCTGCTCAGGAGCGCCAGGAGAAGGTGCTGCCCAAGCTCGACGCCttcatggaagggaaggagcttttcGCATGCAACTCAGCCGTACAGGACTTTCGCACTATCCTCGACACGCTCGGCGGCCCTGGCGAACGCgaacgagcagagaagctcctcgCCAGGCTCACCGTGGTTCCCGATCAACCCTCAGAGCGGACGCAGCGCCTCGTAGCCAGCTCCAAGGTCAACCATAGGTCGCTTATGATCTTCGGTACTGGTGATACTCTCCGTGCTGTCACTATGACTGCTAACAGCGGGTTTGTCCGTGCTGCTGCTAACCAAGGTGTGCGCTACAGCGTCTTTATCCACCAACCTCGAGCGCTGACGGAAGGCAAAGAATGGAGAGCCACACCCATATGA